GCTATTGGAGAAGAAGTATTAATGGTAATTAGTGATAAAAATTATGTGAGATTATTTGCTTACGAAAAAAAAGATTATTACAGATTTTGGACTCCAATAATGGCAGGAAGTCTTTCTATATTTCATTTTGAATCTCCAGCATTACCAATTTTTCCAAATGATAGTTATTATAATGTAGGAGATGGAAGATGTTTTGACGGCTGCCTTTATCCAATAGATCAAATAGAATTAAGACAATAAAAAATAACATGAACGAAAAAATATTAGTATTCTCAACTCAAAAATATGCTTATTTTCAAGAAGCATTTATTAAAGAAAAAACTATTTTTGAAAAAGGAGAATTAGAATACAAACTTTTTCCAGATGGAGAATCGTATTACAGAATTTTATCAAAATTACAGTCAAAAGAAGCTGTTTTGATTGGTGGAACAGTTTCCGAACAAGACACTATGGAACTCTACGACCTTGCTTCTGGACTAGTAGATGAAGGTATAAAAAAACTAACGATTATTATTCCTTTTTATGGTTATTCCACTATGGAAAGAACTGTAAAGTCTGGCGAAATCGTTACTGCCAAAACTCGTGCAAGATTGCTTTCTGCTATTCCTCAATCCTATTCAGGAAACAGAATCATTATGGTAGATTTGCATGTTTCAGGTCTTCAATATTACTTTGAAAGAGGAGTTCATACTGTTCATCTGTATGCAAAACCCTTGATTTTGGAAGCTGCTAGAAAATTAGGAGGAAAGGATTTTGTGTTGGCTTCTGCTGATGCTGGTCGTGCAAAATGGGTAGAATCTTTAGCTTTTGATTTGGGAGTGGATGCAGCCTTTGTGTATAAGCGTCGTTCTTCTGGAAGTGATACAGAAATTACAGGAATAAATGCTGATGTAAGAGGAAAAAAAGTGGTTTTGTATGATGATATGATTAGGACGGGTGGCTCACTAGTCAATGCAGCTAAGGTTTATAAAGAAGCAGGCGCAGAACAAATTTTTGTGGTTGCTACCCATGGCGTTTTTCC
This is a stretch of genomic DNA from Bernardetia sp. MNP-M8. It encodes these proteins:
- the prs gene encoding ribose-phosphate diphosphokinase produces the protein MNEKILVFSTQKYAYFQEAFIKEKTIFEKGELEYKLFPDGESYYRILSKLQSKEAVLIGGTVSEQDTMELYDLASGLVDEGIKKLTIIIPFYGYSTMERTVKSGEIVTAKTRARLLSAIPQSYSGNRIIMVDLHVSGLQYYFERGVHTVHLYAKPLILEAARKLGGKDFVLASADAGRAKWVESLAFDLGVDAAFVYKRRSSGSDTEITGINADVRGKKVVLYDDMIRTGGSLVNAAKVYKEAGAEQIFVVATHGVFPNGSVKRLEESKLIERIIVTDTHPNARAAAQKTDFIEISSISDLLIQAVTSF